Proteins encoded within one genomic window of Sphingomonas sp. NBWT7:
- a CDS encoding SapC family protein — MATAPQQQPLPLFYNGLEPLSSELHADYRIRPATSAPFLGAQHAIPVTIDEFALAQRFMPIVFSAGDDAIPIALMGLNEGVNVFIDAEGKLTEENFYVPAYVRRYPYMLARLRPDAEELSLCFDPTSDTIGRFDEGEPLFENGQPSAVTKNILAFNEQFEQAGARTAAFMTELREAELLMDGEVSIQHDSNPQPFVYRGFQMVNEEKLQDLRGDQLRKMSKSGMLPLLYAHLFSLSLMRDIFARQMASGKMPQPNLNA; from the coding sequence ATGGCCACCGCGCCGCAGCAGCAACCGCTCCCGCTCTTCTACAACGGGCTGGAACCGCTCTCGAGCGAATTGCACGCCGATTACCGCATCCGCCCGGCGACCTCGGCGCCGTTCCTCGGCGCGCAGCACGCCATCCCGGTGACAATCGACGAGTTCGCGCTGGCGCAGCGTTTCATGCCGATCGTCTTCTCCGCCGGCGACGATGCCATCCCGATCGCGCTGATGGGCCTCAACGAAGGCGTCAACGTCTTCATCGATGCCGAGGGCAAGCTGACCGAGGAGAACTTCTACGTCCCCGCCTACGTCCGCCGCTATCCGTACATGCTCGCGCGCCTGCGTCCCGACGCGGAGGAGCTGTCGCTCTGCTTCGATCCCACGTCGGACACGATCGGGCGCTTCGACGAGGGCGAGCCACTGTTCGAGAACGGCCAGCCGAGCGCGGTGACCAAGAACATCCTCGCCTTCAACGAGCAGTTCGAGCAGGCCGGCGCGCGCACCGCGGCGTTCATGACCGAGCTGCGCGAAGCCGAACTGTTGATGGACGGCGAAGTGTCGATCCAGCACGACAGCAATCCGCAGCCGTTCGTCTATCGCGGCTTCCAGATGGTGAACGAGGAGAAGCTGCAGGATCTGCGCGGCGACCAGCTGCGCAAGATGAGCAAGAGCGGCATGCTGCCCCTGCTCTACGCGCACCTCTTCTCGCTGTCGCTGATGCGCGACATCTTTGCCCGCCAGATGGCGTCGGGCAAGATGCCGCAGCCGAACCTCAACGCCTGA
- a CDS encoding N-formylglutamate amidohydrolase, with product MPPPFDLYGEMPPASPVVLSVPHAGRDYPDALYAALRVPAAALTGLEDRYVDAIALAARSGEATIVQRIGRAWIDLNRAEHDRDPRLDDGAQAGHLSTKVRSGLGLVPRRTSAAGELWRRRLRADDVSARIADAHRPYHETLARLLAAAKARFGVAVLLDLHSMPPIANSAARIVTGDRFGRAAAGRFVHRVEAEVAAAGLGHALNAPYAGGHILERHAAPAAGVHAVQLEIDRSLYLDEAFDRPGRGAARIVDLVRAIIDALADEAMAQPRALAAE from the coding sequence ATGCCGCCACCGTTCGACCTGTACGGCGAGATGCCGCCTGCGAGCCCGGTGGTCCTGTCGGTGCCGCACGCGGGCCGCGACTATCCCGATGCGCTGTACGCGGCGCTGCGCGTGCCGGCCGCCGCGCTGACGGGGCTGGAGGATCGCTACGTCGACGCGATCGCGCTGGCGGCGCGCAGCGGCGAGGCGACGATCGTGCAGCGGATCGGCCGCGCGTGGATCGACCTGAACCGCGCGGAGCATGATCGTGATCCACGGCTCGACGACGGCGCGCAGGCGGGGCATCTCAGCACCAAGGTGCGCAGCGGCCTCGGCCTCGTTCCGCGCCGCACCTCCGCCGCGGGCGAGCTGTGGCGGCGCCGGCTACGCGCCGACGACGTGTCGGCGCGGATCGCCGATGCGCACCGTCCCTATCATGAGACGCTCGCACGGCTGCTCGCCGCGGCGAAGGCGCGTTTCGGCGTGGCCGTGCTGCTCGATCTCCATTCGATGCCGCCGATCGCCAACAGCGCGGCGCGGATCGTGACGGGCGATCGGTTTGGCCGGGCGGCGGCAGGCCGCTTCGTCCATCGCGTCGAGGCAGAGGTGGCAGCGGCCGGGCTGGGCCACGCGCTGAACGCCCCCTATGCCGGCGGGCATATCCTCGAGCGCCATGCCGCCCCTGCGGCCGGTGTCCACGCCGTCCAGCTGGAAATCGACCGCTCGCTCTACCTCGACGAAGCGTTCGATCGTCCCGGGCGCGGCGCGGCGCGGATCGTCGATCTCGTCCGGGCGATCATCGATGCGCTGGCCGACGAGGCGATGGCGCAACCCCGCGCGCTGGCTGCCGAATGA
- a CDS encoding cytochrome b: MARLPQDQRYSGVAIAFHWIIALLAIVNLAVGLLHDAIPALGALMPGHKAIGITVLALTAGRLAWRLAHRAPPLPAHTPAWEKGLAHATHWTLYALLLLMPLSGWAMVSGTEKRRPLDWFGTFDIPYLPVSTATGGAAHEAHELLGWLMLALVVLHVVAALRHHLILRDNILARMAPVLRR; the protein is encoded by the coding sequence ATGGCCCGTCTGCCGCAGGATCAGCGCTACTCGGGCGTCGCCATCGCGTTTCACTGGATTATCGCGCTGCTGGCGATCGTCAATCTCGCAGTCGGCCTGCTGCACGATGCGATCCCCGCGCTCGGCGCATTGATGCCCGGTCACAAGGCGATCGGGATCACGGTTCTTGCGCTGACGGCTGGCCGCCTCGCCTGGCGGCTCGCACACCGCGCCCCGCCGCTGCCGGCGCACACGCCCGCGTGGGAGAAGGGGCTCGCCCATGCGACGCATTGGACGCTCTACGCGCTGCTGCTGCTGATGCCGCTCAGCGGCTGGGCAATGGTCTCGGGTACCGAGAAGCGCCGCCCGCTCGACTGGTTCGGCACGTTCGACATCCCCTATTTGCCGGTCTCCACCGCGACCGGCGGCGCGGCGCATGAGGCGCACGAACTGCTCGGCTGGCTGATGCTCGCGCTGGTGGTTCTGCACGTCGTGGCGGCGCTGCGCCATCACCTCATCCTGCGCGACAATATCCTCGCGCGGATGGCTCCTGTGCTGCGCCGCTAG
- the cpdR gene encoding cell cycle two-component system response regulator CpdR, producing MIRILLAEDDQVMREYLTRALEKSGYAVTAVDRGTAALPLVEQEEFDLLLTDIVMPEMDGIELAQKAGELRPNLRVMFITGFAAVTLRAGKAMPQARVLSKPFHLRDLVLEVDRMFEVGEFLGSN from the coding sequence ATGATCCGGATTTTGCTGGCCGAAGACGACCAGGTGATGCGCGAGTATCTGACGCGCGCGCTGGAGAAATCCGGCTATGCGGTCACCGCCGTTGATCGCGGCACGGCGGCGCTGCCGCTCGTCGAGCAGGAAGAATTCGACCTGCTGCTGACCGATATCGTCATGCCGGAAATGGATGGGATCGAACTCGCGCAGAAGGCAGGCGAGCTGCGCCCGAACCTGCGCGTCATGTTCATCACCGGCTTCGCCGCCGTCACGCTGCGCGCCGGCAAGGCGATGCCGCAGGCGCGCGTCCTGTCGAAGCCGTTCCACCTGCGCGACCTCGTGCTCGAGGTCGACCGCATGTTCGAAGTCGGAGAATTTCTCGGATCGAATTGA
- a CDS encoding MaoC family dehydratase N-terminal domain-containing protein codes for MADDSIASMNGWQPVLTEQHDDFIAAPLRRLAALFDHDSAHWPVGELPPLAHWLYFLPEARQSAIGRDGHPQRGVELPPIDAPRRMWAGGRLTFNAPLPIGAPATRRSIVTDVNEKTGRSGTLTFVTVRHEIVVDGAAAVIEEQDLVFRQPGNGTPAPAAPDPRRANARADFAPDATALFRFSALTFNAHRIHYDRAYAIEDEHYPDLVVHGPYQAMLLADFLLRQRPDRRLTHFSFRGARPMFVGAAAGLNMAAGDPVALWTTDGDGCACMEAQATLA; via the coding sequence GTGGCAGACGATTCGATAGCGAGCATGAACGGCTGGCAGCCGGTGCTGACCGAGCAGCACGACGATTTCATCGCCGCGCCGCTGCGGCGGCTGGCGGCGCTATTCGATCACGACAGCGCCCACTGGCCCGTGGGTGAGCTGCCTCCGCTCGCGCACTGGCTGTATTTCCTGCCCGAGGCACGGCAGTCGGCGATCGGGCGCGACGGCCATCCGCAGCGCGGCGTCGAACTGCCGCCGATCGATGCGCCACGGCGCATGTGGGCCGGGGGGCGGCTGACCTTCAACGCGCCCTTGCCGATCGGCGCGCCCGCCACACGCCGCAGCATCGTCACCGACGTCAATGAAAAGACGGGGCGCAGCGGCACGTTGACCTTCGTCACCGTCCGGCACGAGATCGTCGTCGATGGCGCGGCGGCGGTGATCGAGGAGCAGGATCTGGTGTTCCGCCAGCCCGGTAACGGCACCCCGGCGCCCGCCGCGCCCGATCCGCGTCGCGCAAACGCACGAGCCGACTTCGCGCCGGACGCGACCGCGCTGTTCCGCTTCTCGGCGCTGACGTTCAACGCACACCGCATCCACTATGATCGCGCCTATGCCATCGAGGACGAGCATTATCCCGACCTCGTCGTGCACGGGCCGTATCAGGCGATGCTGCTGGCGGACTTCCTGCTCCGTCAGCGGCCCGATCGACGACTGACGCACTTCTCGTTCCGCGGGGCGCGACCGATGTTCGTCGGCGCAGCGGCAGGGCTCAACATGGCGGCGGGCGATCCGGTCGCGCTGTGGACGACCGATGGGGATGGCTGCGCGTGCATGGAGGCGCAGGCGACGCTCGCCTGA
- a CDS encoding HPP family protein — MRFFQPILAGAHLPERIVACIGAAIGIAVTMMVCALAPRGSGDLPIIVAPLGASAVLVFAVPASPLAQPWPVIGGNVISTLVGVAAFTLVRDPVMAAALGVGGAILVMSLLRCLHPPGGAAALTAVIGSQSIHDAGFGFALLPVGINSVALVALGIAFHRATRRSYPHRPTPAPPLPSGLHIADIDAALADMHESFDISRDDLDALLTRAEWHAEARRRG; from the coding sequence TTGCGTTTCTTCCAGCCCATTCTGGCGGGCGCGCACCTGCCCGAGCGGATCGTCGCGTGTATCGGGGCGGCGATCGGCATCGCGGTGACGATGATGGTCTGCGCGCTCGCCCCGCGCGGCAGCGGCGACCTGCCGATCATCGTGGCGCCGCTGGGTGCGTCGGCCGTGCTCGTCTTCGCGGTGCCGGCGAGCCCGCTGGCGCAGCCGTGGCCGGTGATCGGCGGTAACGTCATCTCGACGCTGGTAGGGGTTGCGGCGTTCACGCTGGTTCGCGATCCGGTGATGGCGGCCGCACTCGGCGTCGGTGGGGCGATCCTCGTCATGTCGCTGCTGCGGTGCCTGCACCCGCCCGGCGGCGCGGCGGCGCTGACCGCGGTGATCGGCAGCCAGAGTATCCACGATGCCGGCTTCGGCTTCGCGCTGTTGCCGGTCGGGATCAACTCGGTCGCTCTGGTCGCGTTAGGTATCGCGTTCCACCGCGCGACGCGGCGCAGCTACCCGCATCGCCCGACGCCCGCGCCGCCGCTGCCGAGCGGGCTTCACATCGCCGATATCGATGCGGCGCTCGCGGATATGCACGAGAGCTTTGACATCAGCCGCGACGATCTCGATGCGCTGCTGACGCGCGCCGAATGGCATGCCGAAGCGCGACGGCGGGGCTGA